The following coding sequences are from one Liolophura sinensis isolate JHLJ2023 chromosome 12, CUHK_Ljap_v2, whole genome shotgun sequence window:
- the LOC135479357 gene encoding uncharacterized protein LOC135479357 produces the protein MWKSGLVTLLALAVSCDCLQYVRRQTFKSEDAVSGRTSLKIDIQVPGKIQWKSDSSNTLQFRVTSRATEPQELNKVRVSLDSSADTVLLTVKSVQKQPSFAAHGAVNGAVGLYVTSLPLIATALITALWPFGSGGRCGTVVAFLLIWLVRDPGGSLVDTRLLVDKDAAVTVLVPEEFVFRAVSLHVAGGEIEVDPAFTRTRTPLECSASANGQTAPSDAGNSSKSLPELRASQPIPLCGAFCPEL, from the exons ATGTGGAAATCAGGCCTGGTTACTCTCCTCGCCCTGGCTGTCTCCTGTGATTGTTTACAATATGTAAGGAGACAAACGTTTAAGTCGGAAGATGCAGTTTCCGGAAGAACATCGCTGAAGATCGACATCCAAGTTCCG GGCAAGATACAATGGAAGTCCGACAGTTCTAACACCCTACAGTTCCGCGTGACATCACGTGCCACAGAACCGCAAGAATTGAATAAAGTACGAGTCTCCCTTGACAGCAGCGCCGATACTGTTCTGCTCACAGTGAAGTCTGTTCAGAAGCAACCGTCATTCGCCGCCCACGGGGCCGTGAACGGAGCGGTTGGTCTATACGTGACGTCACTTCCGCTGATAGCCACTGCGCTGATTACCGCGCTGTGGCCGTTCGGTTCCGGTGGGAGATGCGGTACTGTTGTGGCGTTCTTGTTGATCTGGCTAGTCCGCGATCCAGGCGGATCTCTGGTGGACACAAGGCTACTGGTGGACAAAGATGCCGCTGTGACCGTTCTTGTTCCTGA GGAGTTTGTGTTCCGGGCGGTCAGCCTGCACGTGGCCGGCGGGGAGATCGAGGTGGACCCCGCCTTCACCCGAACCCGAACTCCGCTGGAATGTTCCGCCTCGGCCAACGGGCAGACCG CGCCGTCAGACGCTGGCAATTCCAGTAAGTCGCTCCCAG